Within Kutzneria chonburiensis, the genomic segment ACACCGTGCGCAGCAATGTTCGCGCTAACATCATCGGCGTTGACGGACACGTATCCATTGGCTTCGACGAAGCCGTGTCCCCAGGTGGGCGGTAGCTCCCGGTGGGCGACCACGGCCCGGACGGTCACGCTCTCGCCCGCGCCGGTGATGACCACCGGCACCGTGGTCGTGCCGATCGGGGCCCGTCGCCAGTCGACGTGGAACGTCACCCGGGTCTGCCGGTCCACGACGCCGGCCGGGCGATCGGCCACAAGCCACGGCGTATCGGTCCACACGCGATAGGTGAACCGCTTGGCGCCACGGTTGAACACGTCGATGTACTGCGCCGGCTGGCTCTGGAACGGGCTGAACTCCGGCAGCATGGCGGTCTCGGACGCACCCGGCCAGGACAGCGCGGAGCCGTCGATAGCCACTCCCAGCACGCCGTCCTCGGCCAGCGGGATGCGGCGGACAGCCGGGAACAGCACATCGGGAATGGCGGCGTTGTCGACCTGCGGCTGCTGCCAGCCGGCGTCCGGCCCGTAGCGGGCGACGTCGCCGTAGTCGATGTGCGGCTGCGTCTGGAAGCCACGCCACTTCCCGCCGGCGATCTCGGTGTTGAAGCGGTCGGCCAGGGCGAGGTCCTGGGCGAACCGGGCCTCGGCCTCGTCGGCCAGGTCGTTGGCTGCCGCCCGGCCCTGCTCGGCGTACAGGAGGTTGGTGAACTCGGCCCGGCGCAGTGCGTGGAGGTTGGCCATCGAGGACACCTCGTACTGCACCAGTTCGAAGTACGGGTCCCGCGACGCGGCCGGCAGCCGGTCGCCGATCTGTTCGGCTCGCACGGCCAGCTGGTGCCACTGATCGGTGACCCGGTCCAGCTCGCCGTAGTCGACCAGGCTGTACGGGCTGGCCTGGTCGTCGTAGACGATGGCCGTCGGATCGGTCGAGGGATCCTTGCCCGGGGCGACACTGATGCGCCGGTTGAGCAACTCGGGTTTGCGCAGCGCTTGCAGCCGGCCGTAGTCGTGCAGCAGGTCACCGAGCTCGTCGGCGACTCCGGCGCCGAGGTTCTGTCCGGCGTACCCACGTTCCCAGGTGGACAGTTCCGACAGCGGCAGCGCGGTCGGATTCCAGGCGTAGTCCAGGAAGAACTGCAACGGCAGCTCGTTGCCCTTCAGGTCGCCGACGTTGGCCACCCACAGCCGCCTGATCCCGTACTCGTAGGCCTGGTTGAGCTGCTCCCAGGTGTTAGCGATAACACTGGTGTCGTTCCACTTGTAGCAGCGGCCCGACCCGACGAAGTCGAAGTGGTAGTACAGGCCGTACCCGCCGGACCGTGACGGCAGGCCCGGGTCAGGCAGCTTGCGCAGGTTTCCCCAGTTGTCGTCGGGAAAGACGACCGTGACGTCGTCGGCCGGCCGCAGGCCCTCGACCCAGTACCGCATCACTTCGGTGTAGAGCGTCCACACCTGGGGGACCGTCGCCGGGTCGCGCCCGGTGACGTCGGCCAGGATCTTCCGCTCGGCGGC encodes:
- a CDS encoding glycosyl hydrolase 115 family protein, producing the protein MAGALAAGQYLSSRGGPEDFPLVANGKATPLVVSSADHPGVVRAARDLQADIERVTGVRPGLYVDHVPAVAEVVLIGSLDASPLVRAVGLDTTGIAGRWETSLTETVTRSAQRALVVTGSDQRGTIYGIYEISRQIGVSPWYWWDDVPPLHRHELHVRPGRHSLGPPAVKYRGLFINDENPALGTWAPAFFGPGLAPGHPGGFNHGFYEKVFETMLRLRANYLWPAVWGRAFAEDDPLNHATAKRYGIVMGTSHEAPMMRGIEEWNRHAVPAVRGPDGTITTPGHDPYGGTGEWSFRHNADALRAYWADGIRRMVTQDFEGVVTVGMRGTGDTRLPDGDSIDLMRDILAAERKILADVTGRDPATVPQVWTLYTEVMRYWVEGLRPADDVTVVFPDDNWGNLRKLPDPGLPSRSGGYGLYYHFDFVGSGRCYKWNDTSVIANTWEQLNQAYEYGIRRLWVANVGDLKGNELPLQFFLDYAWNPTALPLSELSTWERGYAGQNLGAGVADELGDLLHDYGRLQALRKPELLNRRISVAPGKDPSTDPTAIVYDDQASPYSLVDYGELDRVTDQWHQLAVRAEQIGDRLPAASRDPYFELVQYEVSSMANLHALRRAEFTNLLYAEQGRAAANDLADEAEARFAQDLALADRFNTEIAGGKWRGFQTQPHIDYGDVARYGPDAGWQQPQVDNAAIPDVLFPAVRRIPLAEDGVLGVAIDGSALSWPGASETAMLPEFSPFQSQPAQYIDVFNRGAKRFTYRVWTDTPWLVADRPAGVVDRQTRVTFHVDWRRAPIGTTTVPVVITGAGESVTVRAVVAHRELPPTWGHGFVEANGYVSVNADDVSANIAAHGVTWQRIPDIGRHGAGMKPFPVTATSQPAGTGPRLEYRMSLFTTGVVTVWAYLSPRNDVLPTPGLRYAVAFDDQAPQVVDVIAATGSDSTALNRQWERNTSDNINLTRTRHTIGTPGPHTLKFWMVDPTVIVQKLVVDTGGLRPSYLGPPASVQR